In Ruania zhangjianzhongii, the following proteins share a genomic window:
- a CDS encoding SRPBCC family protein, with protein sequence MTTFEERDGGFRVVVERHFPHPIEKVWRAVTEPVHLSQWFPAPVELELTPGGAMRFPGFDGAEAVGVVDTVQAPGLLVFTWGSDQFTFTLTAEGDGTQFTLAHVFDDRAGAASFATGWETCIGGLAALIAGTEMPTAEPGFARHEELVSRFGLDRPDVTEDECGWTLRYERQLVCPAQVAWNAWFGTDLVTLQQRRAPAVGEPMTPAQAPEVVLGYVTHAEEPHRLALDLAPDVPGDHLTLEFGEGTGHGARVALTVTGADSGQRSPAEGEWGAGAIGGLAEAGLAWASGDGSV encoded by the coding sequence ATGACCACGTTCGAGGAGCGGGACGGGGGATTCCGAGTAGTGGTCGAGCGGCACTTCCCACACCCCATCGAGAAGGTGTGGCGGGCCGTCACTGAGCCGGTGCACCTGTCCCAGTGGTTCCCGGCGCCGGTGGAGCTCGAGCTGACCCCCGGCGGTGCGATGCGGTTCCCGGGTTTTGACGGGGCGGAGGCGGTCGGCGTCGTCGACACGGTGCAGGCGCCGGGGCTGCTCGTCTTTACCTGGGGCAGCGACCAGTTCACCTTCACCCTGACCGCCGAAGGAGACGGCACGCAGTTCACATTGGCGCACGTCTTCGACGACCGCGCCGGCGCTGCCAGCTTCGCCACCGGCTGGGAGACCTGTATCGGCGGCCTGGCCGCGCTGATCGCCGGGACAGAGATGCCGACGGCGGAGCCCGGCTTTGCTCGGCACGAAGAGCTGGTCAGCCGGTTCGGTCTGGACCGACCCGACGTGACAGAGGACGAGTGCGGCTGGACGCTGCGTTACGAGCGCCAGCTCGTCTGCCCGGCCCAGGTGGCCTGGAACGCCTGGTTCGGCACAGATCTGGTGACACTGCAGCAGCGGCGAGCTCCCGCCGTCGGCGAACCGATGACGCCGGCACAGGCACCCGAGGTGGTGCTCGGCTACGTGACCCACGCCGAGGAGCCGCATCGCCTCGCCCTCGACTTGGCGCCGGACGTGCCCGGCGACCACCTGACCCTCGAGTTCGGCGAGGGTACCGGGCATGGTGCCCGGGTCGCGCTCACCGTGACGGGCGCTGACTCCGGCCAACGCAGTCCGGCGGAGGGCGAGTGGGGCGCGGGTGCCATCGGTGGGCTGGCGGAGGCCGGACTCGCCTGGGCGAGCGGTGACGGGTCGGTCTGA
- a CDS encoding carbohydrate ABC transporter permease has translation MTQNATLTPPTSGGLAPDTDTPRRRPRRWLAGTLKAIAGMFFVVLALFPLAWMVIAGFKTKTEVVRTPFQFFPEVWNTENYTQILADPVFLRSLGVTALGAVLFTLLSLTVNSMAAYAFARLEFQLKRTLWVVVITTMFIPGMTILLTSFIMVTKLQMLDTLAVLVLPGAAAAIHVFFIRQFYLNVPRSLEEAALIDGCGRWGVYLRIFLPMSKAPFVVVGVTSFLTFWNSYVWPIMTITSPELYQIQQYLAAFRSERSSELGMLMAGSALAAAPVVLVFLVFQRQIIANIKMAGLK, from the coding sequence ATGACCCAGAACGCCACCCTCACCCCGCCGACCTCGGGGGGTCTGGCACCGGACACCGACACCCCCCGGCGCCGGCCCCGCCGCTGGCTGGCCGGCACGCTGAAGGCGATCGCCGGGATGTTCTTCGTGGTGCTCGCGCTGTTCCCGTTGGCGTGGATGGTGATCGCCGGGTTCAAGACCAAGACCGAGGTAGTGCGGACTCCGTTCCAGTTCTTCCCCGAGGTCTGGAACACCGAGAACTACACCCAGATCCTTGCCGATCCGGTGTTCCTGCGCTCTCTGGGGGTCACCGCACTGGGCGCGGTGCTGTTCACGCTGCTGTCCCTGACGGTGAACTCGATGGCGGCCTACGCCTTCGCCCGGTTGGAGTTCCAGCTCAAACGCACGCTGTGGGTGGTGGTCATCACCACGATGTTCATCCCCGGGATGACCATCCTGCTCACCTCGTTCATCATGGTCACCAAGCTGCAGATGCTGGACACCCTCGCCGTGCTGGTGCTGCCCGGGGCCGCTGCCGCCATCCACGTGTTCTTCATCCGGCAGTTCTACCTGAACGTGCCGCGGAGCCTGGAGGAGGCCGCACTGATCGACGGCTGCGGCCGCTGGGGGGTCTATCTGCGGATCTTCTTGCCGATGTCCAAGGCCCCGTTCGTGGTGGTCGGGGTGACCTCGTTCCTGACCTTCTGGAACTCCTACGTGTGGCCGATCATGACGATCACCTCCCCGGAGCTCTACCAGATCCAGCAGTACCTGGCGGCGTTCCGCTCCGAGCGCTCCTCCGAGCTGGGCATGCTGATGGCCGGCTCCGCGCTCGCAGCTGCCCCGGTGGTGCTGGTGTTCCTGGTGTTCCAGCGGCAGATCATCGCCAACATCAAGATGGCCGGCCTGAAATGA
- a CDS encoding nucleotidyl transferase AbiEii/AbiGii toxin family protein yields the protein MSYIGDADEPEVQLAADLAGLLTEVGLEEPRPVRAIRVDHQIAQKLHAISEAGSERAHDLVDLQLLDRGEDLDLPQVRATCVRLFEYRQQHTWPPVIVVGNGWDTLYAAAVDDIDVVPEIAEAVRWANAFIERIEAAGPCLPV from the coding sequence ATGAGCTACATCGGCGATGCCGACGAGCCTGAGGTGCAGCTTGCAGCCGATCTCGCTGGGCTATTGACCGAGGTTGGGCTCGAAGAACCCAGGCCCGTGCGCGCGATCCGGGTCGACCACCAGATCGCGCAGAAACTCCACGCGATTTCCGAGGCCGGAAGCGAACGGGCCCATGACCTCGTCGACCTCCAGCTTCTGGATCGAGGGGAGGACCTTGACCTTCCTCAGGTCCGGGCGACCTGCGTACGACTCTTCGAGTACCGGCAGCAGCACACCTGGCCACCGGTCATCGTGGTGGGCAATGGTTGGGACACTCTCTATGCCGCCGCAGTCGATGACATCGACGTCGTGCCCGAGATCGCGGAGGCCGTCCGCTGGGCCAACGCCTTCATCGAGCGGATCGAGGCGGCCGGGCCATGTCTGCCTGTGTGA
- a CDS encoding type IV toxin-antitoxin system AbiEi family antitoxin domain-containing protein — protein MALAPKYRNIVREIALDHYGYVTTKEAVAAGIPAVELPKLAARGGLDNVAYGLYRVPDIPPTDFDQFAEALLRVGEGAYLHGESVLALFRLSDVNPRRVRVAIRRRARPQLPAFVELTQAKEDVPTTLYAGLEAQPVADAILECRGRIETERLRAAAEQARAEGLLTTTEWQRVRKGLRP, from the coding sequence ATGGCCCTCGCACCGAAGTATCGAAACATCGTGCGTGAGATTGCGCTCGACCACTACGGGTACGTCACGACGAAGGAGGCGGTCGCGGCCGGGATTCCAGCAGTCGAACTCCCCAAACTCGCCGCACGAGGGGGCTTGGATAACGTCGCCTATGGCTTGTACCGGGTGCCGGATATTCCGCCGACTGACTTCGACCAGTTTGCCGAGGCACTCCTTCGTGTGGGCGAGGGAGCATACCTCCATGGCGAGTCGGTACTCGCGTTGTTCAGACTGTCCGACGTCAACCCTCGTCGGGTCCGCGTGGCAATCCGCCGACGCGCCCGACCTCAACTCCCGGCGTTCGTCGAGTTGACCCAGGCGAAGGAGGACGTGCCAACGACGCTCTACGCGGGCCTGGAGGCTCAACCGGTAGCCGACGCGATCCTGGAGTGCCGGGGACGCATCGAGACTGAGCGCCTGCGGGCTGCCGCCGAGCAGGCGCGCGCTGAAGGGTTGTTGACCACGACCGAGTGGCAGCGGGTAAGGAAGGGGCTGCGGCCATGA
- a CDS encoding DUF4185 domain-containing protein, protein MSRTRPATLIMGGVVAMSLAAAGGASASESGSSAVLVEEMTGTGAVTDTAAQWQIEGTDLGIMWDDGDGGVLTAFGDTFGDWSGDGGGGQDWRSNVLLRSTDAELSDGMSFDWALEDAPGHAGEIVGSAKIPGEEHTVIPTAGIAIDGRQYLSAMSVREWGDPGQWWTNFAQLHYSDDGGQTWSSDGMPRWENDAEGSHPFQMHAFARDGDSLYVFGTPNGRFGPAHLARVATDAVGDQGAYEYYTGDGWSADLADLEPLLGPSVAELSVHRDAETGLWLMVYLNEDIDLVLRTATTPTGPWTEPQVLASSADYPGLYGGYVHPWSASGELYLAMTVWGGYNVTLMHAEYDADGRLIRPNLLADPSFERSTELGQGPWQLTGTGGIDVAIDQAKLGAHQFWLRDTQGSAEVAQTVAVRPDTEYRLTCWLRTGGASGPGELGARPPSGSGGELAVEFTDLDGWQQLTGTVDSGDAENLEVYIATSFEGGDRWVNGDDCSLVEVAGGGAAGGGAGSGGLGAGAVVAGGLVGAGLIAGAVVLVRRRRRS, encoded by the coding sequence GTGAGCAGGACCCGACCGGCCACACTGATCATGGGAGGAGTGGTCGCGATGAGCCTGGCCGCCGCCGGAGGGGCCTCCGCCTCGGAGTCCGGATCGAGTGCGGTGCTGGTGGAGGAGATGACCGGTACCGGCGCCGTGACCGACACTGCCGCGCAGTGGCAGATCGAGGGCACCGACCTGGGCATCATGTGGGACGACGGCGACGGTGGTGTGCTCACCGCGTTCGGCGACACCTTCGGTGACTGGTCCGGCGATGGTGGCGGTGGCCAGGACTGGCGCTCCAACGTGCTGCTGCGCTCCACCGACGCCGAGCTGTCCGATGGGATGTCCTTCGACTGGGCGCTCGAGGACGCACCCGGCCACGCCGGTGAGATCGTCGGCTCGGCGAAGATCCCGGGCGAGGAGCACACCGTCATCCCGACCGCGGGAATCGCGATCGATGGGCGGCAGTACCTGTCCGCGATGTCCGTGCGGGAGTGGGGCGATCCGGGGCAGTGGTGGACGAACTTCGCTCAGCTGCACTACTCCGACGACGGCGGGCAGACCTGGAGCAGCGACGGGATGCCCCGGTGGGAGAACGACGCCGAGGGCAGCCACCCGTTTCAGATGCACGCCTTCGCCCGCGACGGCGACTCGCTGTACGTGTTCGGCACCCCGAACGGGAGGTTCGGCCCCGCGCACCTGGCCCGGGTGGCCACCGATGCCGTGGGCGACCAGGGCGCGTACGAGTACTACACCGGTGATGGCTGGTCCGCTGATCTGGCGGACCTGGAGCCGCTCCTCGGGCCGAGCGTGGCCGAGCTCTCCGTGCACCGGGACGCCGAGACCGGACTCTGGCTGATGGTCTACCTGAACGAGGACATTGACCTCGTGCTACGCACCGCCACCACCCCGACCGGGCCCTGGACCGAGCCTCAGGTGCTGGCCAGCTCGGCCGACTATCCCGGCCTCTACGGCGGCTACGTCCACCCCTGGTCCGCCAGCGGCGAGCTCTACCTGGCGATGACCGTGTGGGGTGGGTACAACGTGACGCTGATGCACGCCGAGTACGACGCCGACGGCAGGCTCATCCGGCCGAACCTGCTCGCCGATCCCAGCTTCGAACGATCCACCGAGCTGGGGCAGGGCCCCTGGCAGCTGACCGGAACCGGCGGTATCGATGTGGCGATCGACCAGGCCAAGCTCGGCGCGCACCAGTTCTGGCTCCGGGACACTCAGGGATCGGCGGAGGTGGCGCAGACCGTGGCCGTGCGCCCGGACACCGAGTACCGGCTGACCTGCTGGTTGCGGACCGGGGGAGCGAGCGGCCCCGGGGAGCTCGGCGCTCGCCCGCCCTCCGGCTCCGGGGGCGAGCTGGCCGTGGAGTTCACCGATCTGGACGGGTGGCAGCAGCTCACTGGCACTGTGGACTCCGGCGATGCGGAGAACCTCGAGGTGTACATCGCCACCAGCTTCGAGGGCGGCGACCGGTGGGTGAACGGCGATGACTGCTCGCTGGTCGAGGTCGCCGGTGGTGGTGCGGCAGGTGGTGGGGCCGGCTCCGGTGGGTTGGGCGCGGGTGCCGTGGTGGCCGGCGGACTGGTCGGCGCCGGGCTGATTGCTGGTGCAGTGGTGCTTGTTCGGCGGCGGCGCCGCAGCTGA
- a CDS encoding cation:proton antiporter — MDFAWGGAIALVTIVLVARFSTKLGLAAPLVLVVVGVVFSLIPGTPPIEVEPEWILVGVLPPLLYSAAVTVPIMDMRRNLKAITSLSVVLVMVSTAISGFVLYLVFPDLELAPAFALGAVISPPDAVAATSVGKRLGLPPRLVAVLEGEGLVNDATALVLLRTAIAAAATTVTFWGVLGDFLLAVAVAIGVGLVIGYLAVTVRSRLHNPVLTTVVSFAVPFLAYLPAEHFRASGVLSVVIAGLVTGHRGAKLLSAQDRISERLNWRTIQFVLENGVFLLLGVELKPLVEAVQEDQLGVGSAVLIGLLATVVLIVVRVLFMIPLIAMLRRDTRRAERQGSRLESMADRMNQMEASDERIRARLAHGRRFIARRQADLDFATSQGLAWRGGAVLAWAGMRGVITLAAAQTLPRDLPYRPQLILVAFTVAVVTLLLHGSTLPAVIKRLRLRGTDADAHREELASLLDEITEAGLAAISDEALSAADEEVDAKVLKRVRGEAQLRVAAARQAETDETYTQYRALRRRALDAERGVLLEARSIGARSSEVLAEAQTLLDQEESRLWQNPGH, encoded by the coding sequence GTGGACTTCGCCTGGGGTGGTGCTATCGCCCTGGTGACGATCGTCCTGGTGGCCCGGTTCTCCACGAAGCTCGGTCTGGCGGCGCCACTGGTCCTGGTGGTGGTCGGGGTGGTGTTCAGCCTGATCCCCGGGACCCCGCCGATCGAGGTGGAGCCGGAGTGGATCCTGGTCGGCGTGCTGCCGCCGCTACTGTATTCGGCGGCCGTCACCGTGCCGATCATGGACATGCGCCGCAACCTCAAGGCGATCACCAGCCTGTCCGTGGTGTTGGTGATGGTGAGCACCGCCATCTCCGGATTCGTGCTCTACCTGGTGTTCCCAGACCTGGAGCTCGCCCCCGCTTTCGCCCTCGGTGCGGTGATCAGCCCTCCCGACGCTGTGGCGGCCACCTCGGTGGGAAAGCGCCTCGGTCTCCCACCCCGGCTGGTGGCGGTGCTCGAGGGTGAAGGGCTGGTCAACGACGCGACCGCCCTGGTGCTGTTGCGCACCGCGATCGCCGCCGCGGCCACGACGGTGACGTTCTGGGGTGTGCTCGGCGATTTCCTGCTCGCAGTAGCCGTCGCGATCGGGGTCGGGCTGGTGATCGGCTACCTGGCGGTGACGGTCCGGTCTCGGCTGCACAACCCGGTGCTGACCACTGTGGTCTCGTTCGCGGTGCCATTCCTGGCCTATCTGCCGGCCGAGCACTTCCGCGCCTCCGGGGTGCTGTCGGTGGTGATCGCCGGTCTGGTCACCGGGCACCGCGGTGCCAAGCTGCTCAGCGCGCAGGACCGGATCAGTGAACGGCTGAACTGGCGCACGATCCAGTTCGTGCTGGAGAACGGCGTGTTCCTGCTCCTCGGCGTGGAGCTGAAGCCGTTGGTGGAGGCGGTCCAGGAGGATCAGCTGGGCGTCGGGTCAGCAGTGTTGATCGGCTTGCTCGCCACGGTGGTGCTGATCGTGGTGCGGGTGCTGTTCATGATCCCGCTGATCGCCATGCTGCGCCGCGACACCCGCCGGGCGGAGCGGCAGGGGTCGAGGCTGGAGTCGATGGCCGACCGGATGAATCAGATGGAGGCCAGCGACGAACGGATCCGCGCCCGGCTCGCGCACGGGCGGCGGTTCATCGCCCGGCGGCAGGCGGATCTCGATTTCGCCACCTCCCAGGGGCTGGCCTGGCGCGGCGGGGCGGTGCTTGCCTGGGCTGGGATGCGCGGCGTGATCACCCTGGCTGCCGCGCAAACTCTGCCTCGGGACCTGCCGTATCGGCCCCAGCTGATCCTGGTGGCGTTCACCGTCGCTGTCGTCACCCTGCTGCTGCACGGGAGCACATTGCCAGCGGTGATCAAACGCCTCCGGCTGCGCGGTACCGATGCCGATGCGCACCGCGAGGAGCTCGCCAGTCTGCTGGACGAGATCACCGAAGCCGGGCTGGCGGCGATCAGCGACGAGGCGCTGTCCGCGGCTGACGAGGAGGTGGATGCCAAGGTGCTCAAACGCGTCCGGGGCGAAGCCCAGCTGCGGGTGGCTGCTGCCCGCCAGGCCGAGACCGACGAGACGTATACGCAGTACCGGGCGCTGCGCCGTCGTGCTCTGGACGCTGAACGCGGTGTCCTGCTCGAGGCACGCTCGATCGGTGCCCGCAGCTCCGAAGTGCTCGCCGAGGCGCAGACCCTGCTGGACCAGGAGGAGTCCCGCCTCTGGCAGAACCCCGGGCACTGA
- a CDS encoding GH116 family glycosyl-hydrolase, with the protein MNHGYQARRIPHTEGRHVALPLGGIGTGNLALTADGGLRQWQLQNVGNHRGELPGSFFAVRVSQWEPPFDAVRVLQAPPAPAGSTSTPLVTDDEVPAWQRELLHQADGVSSTTFSGTYPFGRVEYHDDTLPVQISLEAFTPLVPLDVDRSSLPAALFTFTVTNTDSIHVHGWFGAGLQNAVGGDGVVPPDGVGHPGYGGNTNRIHRAGGWTSLVLENHTLPELHPGAGQMVLSTSGAPASALPAWTSPRQLLDFLGSRQPFGPDDWTHLPGEVADPQPTGTWVQAGPSPAGSTWNGGLVSQFSLAPGETTTVRFALAWHFPNRYVNFTQFGGIRPEWGPSRSWLGNHYSTRYPDALAVAERVQTEWDELEQLSRDWTDVLSTGALRAGAVEHLAAQAAIVRSPTFFRTADGHFYGFEGVHGASTRMWSGDVGGSCPLNCTHVFNYAQGVAKLFPELERDMRELELDVLQAPAGFIPHRLLLPLHTPQLWDREIGGPGEPALDGMLGTVLKTYREVRTGAGQDWLARYWPQPQRLLGYVAERWDPEQTGVLHGIQPSTHDIDLAGVNSFMGTLWLAALRAAEEMALLLGEQEAAAGWRERFEAGSRRYDEQLFTGDFYVQVLEDGDPEQFQWGRGCLSDQLIGQWWAHQLGLGYLLPAEHVRTALRAVVRHNLRTDFTDFDNGYRVFADGRETGLLMCTWPDGGRPEIPTRYCDEVWTGTENQVAAHCLAEGLAEEGHAILDGLWSRYDGRRRNPYNQVECGDHYVRALAGWSVLEALTEHSWDATTAALALRRPPAGGAFPVLTHTGWGTAEASADGLSLTGRYGELAIDQLSVDGHPSSAVDLRIGPGETVRVPGAVR; encoded by the coding sequence ATGAACCACGGATACCAGGCACGGCGGATCCCGCACACCGAGGGGCGGCACGTGGCGCTACCGCTCGGCGGGATCGGCACCGGCAATCTGGCCTTGACGGCGGACGGAGGTCTGCGGCAGTGGCAGCTGCAGAACGTCGGCAACCACCGCGGCGAGCTGCCTGGCTCGTTCTTCGCCGTCCGCGTCTCCCAGTGGGAGCCACCGTTCGATGCCGTCCGCGTGCTGCAGGCTCCACCGGCGCCGGCGGGCAGCACGAGCACACCGCTGGTCACCGATGATGAGGTGCCGGCTTGGCAGCGCGAGCTGCTGCACCAGGCCGACGGCGTTTCCTCCACCACGTTCTCCGGCACCTATCCGTTCGGTCGGGTGGAGTACCACGACGACACCCTGCCGGTGCAGATCTCGCTCGAGGCGTTCACTCCGTTGGTGCCGCTCGATGTGGACCGCAGCTCGCTGCCGGCGGCGCTGTTCACCTTCACGGTCACGAACACCGACAGCATACACGTGCACGGCTGGTTCGGGGCCGGGCTGCAGAACGCGGTCGGTGGTGACGGGGTCGTGCCACCCGATGGTGTGGGTCACCCCGGGTACGGCGGCAACACCAACCGGATCCACCGGGCCGGCGGCTGGACGTCCCTGGTGCTGGAGAACCACACGCTGCCCGAGCTGCACCCCGGTGCCGGGCAGATGGTGCTCAGCACCAGCGGCGCGCCCGCCAGTGCACTCCCGGCCTGGACCAGCCCGCGGCAGCTGCTCGACTTCCTCGGCTCCCGGCAACCGTTCGGCCCCGACGACTGGACGCACCTGCCGGGTGAGGTGGCCGATCCGCAACCCACCGGCACCTGGGTCCAGGCCGGGCCCAGCCCAGCAGGGTCCACCTGGAACGGCGGGCTGGTCAGCCAGTTCTCCCTGGCCCCCGGCGAGACCACGACCGTACGGTTCGCCTTGGCCTGGCACTTCCCGAACCGGTATGTGAACTTCACCCAGTTCGGCGGTATCCGCCCGGAGTGGGGGCCGAGCCGGTCCTGGCTCGGCAACCATTACAGCACCCGGTATCCCGACGCTCTGGCCGTGGCCGAACGGGTGCAGACCGAGTGGGACGAGCTGGAGCAGCTCTCCCGGGACTGGACCGACGTCCTCAGTACCGGGGCTCTGCGCGCGGGCGCGGTGGAACATCTGGCCGCGCAGGCGGCGATCGTGCGCAGCCCGACGTTCTTCCGCACCGCGGACGGTCACTTCTATGGTTTCGAGGGGGTGCACGGAGCCTCCACCCGGATGTGGTCCGGGGACGTGGGCGGTTCCTGCCCGCTGAACTGCACCCACGTGTTCAACTACGCCCAAGGGGTGGCCAAGCTGTTCCCCGAGCTGGAGCGGGACATGCGCGAGCTCGAGCTCGACGTGCTGCAGGCACCGGCCGGCTTCATCCCGCACCGGCTGCTGCTCCCGCTGCACACCCCGCAGCTGTGGGACCGGGAGATCGGCGGACCGGGGGAACCGGCCCTGGACGGGATGCTCGGCACCGTGCTGAAGACCTACCGGGAGGTACGTACCGGCGCCGGGCAGGACTGGCTGGCCCGGTACTGGCCCCAGCCGCAGCGGCTGCTCGGCTACGTGGCCGAGCGGTGGGACCCGGAGCAGACCGGGGTGCTGCACGGCATCCAGCCCTCCACCCACGACATCGACCTGGCCGGGGTGAACTCGTTCATGGGCACCCTCTGGCTGGCCGCGCTGCGCGCCGCGGAGGAGATGGCTCTGCTGCTCGGCGAGCAGGAGGCTGCTGCCGGCTGGCGGGAGCGCTTCGAGGCCGGGTCCCGGCGCTACGACGAGCAGCTGTTCACCGGCGACTTCTATGTCCAGGTGCTCGAGGATGGCGACCCGGAACAGTTCCAGTGGGGCCGCGGCTGCCTGTCCGACCAGCTGATCGGGCAGTGGTGGGCGCACCAGCTCGGCCTCGGCTACCTGCTGCCCGCCGAGCATGTGCGCACCGCGCTGCGGGCCGTGGTCCGGCACAACCTGCGCACCGATTTCACCGACTTCGACAATGGCTACCGGGTGTTCGCCGACGGCCGTGAGACCGGGCTGCTGATGTGCACCTGGCCGGACGGCGGCCGCCCCGAGATCCCCACCCGGTACTGCGACGAGGTGTGGACCGGCACCGAGAACCAGGTGGCCGCGCACTGCCTGGCCGAAGGGCTGGCGGAGGAGGGGCACGCGATCCTCGACGGTCTCTGGTCCCGCTACGACGGCCGCCGGCGCAACCCCTACAACCAGGTGGAGTGCGGCGACCACTACGTGCGCGCCCTCGCCGGCTGGAGCGTGCTGGAAGCGCTGACCGAGCACAGCTGGGATGCCACCACCGCAGCGCTGGCGCTGCGCCGGCCCCCGGCCGGCGGCGCGTTCCCGGTGCTCACCCATACCGGCTGGGGCACCGCCGAGGCCAGCGCCGACGGCCTGAGCCTGACCGGCAGGTACGGAGAGCTCGCCATCGACCAGCTGAGCGTGGACGGCCACCCGAGCTCCGCCGTCGACCTCCGGATCGGCCCGGGGGAGACGGTGAGAGTTCCGGGAGCGGTCCGGTGA
- a CDS encoding 1,4-dihydroxy-2-naphthoyl-CoA synthase — protein MSHDLPAQVSELFDPSRWREVPGFDFTDLTYHRGVDRSGDQMRDLPVVRIAFDRPEVRNAFRPHTVDELYRALDHARMSSDVAAVLLTGNGPSAKDGGWAFCSGGDQRIRGRDGYQYEGSTAGEVDPARAGRLHILEVQRLMRTMPKPVIAVVPGWAAGGGHSLHVVADLTLASAEHGKFKQTDADVGSFDAGYGSALLAKQVGDKRAREIFFLARTYSAEQAEAWGAINEAVPHADLEERALEYAAIIATKSPQAIRMLKFAFNLADDGLAGQQVFAGEATRLAYMTDEAVEGRDAFLQRREPDWADFPYYY, from the coding sequence GTGAGCCACGATCTTCCCGCCCAGGTGTCCGAGCTGTTCGATCCGAGCCGCTGGCGGGAGGTGCCGGGCTTCGACTTCACCGACCTCACCTACCACCGCGGCGTGGACCGGTCCGGCGACCAGATGCGCGACCTGCCGGTGGTGCGGATCGCCTTCGACCGGCCCGAGGTCCGCAACGCATTCCGCCCGCACACGGTGGACGAGCTCTACCGGGCCCTGGACCACGCACGGATGAGTTCGGACGTCGCCGCCGTGCTACTCACCGGCAATGGCCCCAGCGCCAAGGACGGCGGCTGGGCGTTCTGCTCTGGTGGCGACCAGCGCATCCGCGGCCGGGACGGCTACCAGTACGAAGGCTCGACGGCTGGTGAGGTGGACCCGGCCCGCGCGGGGCGGCTGCACATCCTGGAGGTGCAGCGACTGATGCGGACCATGCCCAAGCCGGTGATCGCCGTCGTGCCCGGGTGGGCGGCCGGGGGCGGGCACAGCCTGCACGTAGTGGCCGATCTGACGCTGGCCTCGGCCGAACACGGGAAGTTCAAGCAGACCGATGCCGACGTGGGCTCGTTCGACGCCGGCTACGGGTCGGCGTTGCTGGCGAAGCAGGTCGGCGACAAGCGTGCCCGGGAGATCTTCTTCCTCGCCCGCACCTACTCCGCCGAGCAGGCCGAGGCGTGGGGGGCGATCAACGAGGCGGTGCCGCACGCGGACCTGGAAGAGCGTGCCCTGGAGTATGCGGCGATCATCGCCACCAAGTCCCCGCAGGCGATCCGGATGCTGAAGTTCGCGTTCAACCTCGCCGACGACGGTCTGGCCGGGCAGCAGGTGTTCGCCGGGGAAGCGACCCGGCTGGCGTACATGACCGACGAGGCGGTGGAGGGCCGGGACGCTTTCCTGCAGCGGCGCGAGCCGGACTGGGCAGACTTCCCGTACTACTACTGA
- a CDS encoding ArsR/SmtB family transcription factor — protein MASTFEVVAQPARRAILDRLRAGEQLVGDLAEALGLAQASVSKHLRVLREAGLVQARIDGPRRWYTLRSQPLVELDEWLAPYRWMWESRLDDLGAHLDAMPDLTHSDEPGAGS, from the coding sequence ATGGCATCCACGTTCGAGGTAGTCGCGCAGCCCGCGCGGCGCGCGATCCTGGACCGGCTGCGGGCGGGTGAGCAACTGGTCGGCGATCTCGCTGAGGCTCTGGGCCTGGCCCAGGCCTCGGTGTCCAAGCATCTGCGCGTACTGCGGGAGGCCGGGTTGGTGCAGGCCAGGATCGACGGCCCCCGGCGCTGGTACACCCTGCGCAGCCAGCCGCTGGTCGAGCTTGACGAGTGGCTCGCGCCCTACCGGTGGATGTGGGAGTCCCGGTTGGACGACCTCGGTGCCCACCTCGACGCGATGCCGGATCTTACCCACAGCGATGAACCAGGAGCGGGATCATGA